One region of Sulfurisphaera ohwakuensis genomic DNA includes:
- a CDS encoding RNA-guided endonuclease InsQ/TnpB family protein, with product MPNVGFRFRAYADDQTIRALKAQLRLACEMYNTLRWADIYFYQRDGKGLTQTELRQLALDLRKQDKEYQQLYSQVVQQIADRYYDARDRFFKGLAHFPKEKKPHKYYSLVYPQSGWKILESREIRTKSRKNKKKLVLLRLSNLGVFKVIVHRDFPLDKVKRVVVKLTRSERVYISFMVEGVGFSQLPKTGKVVAIDVGVEKLLTTSDGFYFPNLRPYEKALEKIRKLHKVLSRKEFLSKNWFKAKVKLARGYEHLKNLRQDLYMKLGKWFAQHYDVVVMEDIDVKQLVEESERKLRMRLHDVAFHELKRILEYQLEKYGKKLLLINPAYTSKMCAKCGYVKKELTLTDRVFSCPKCGWVTDRDYNASLNILKRSGWEPSLVPVELYPLPVAKSYGQGGAMKQEAPPFRAG from the coding sequence ATGCCCAACGTAGGGTTCCGCTTTCGTGCATATGCTGACGATCAAACAATTAGGGCGTTAAAAGCCCAGTTGAGGTTAGCATGTGAGATGTACAACACCCTACGCTGGGCAGATATCTATTTCTACCAAAGGGACGGAAAGGGTCTTACACAAACGGAGTTAAGACAACTCGCTCTAGATCTAAGAAAGCAAGATAAGGAGTACCAACAACTCTACTCACAAGTAGTACAGCAAATTGCCGATCGTTATTACGATGCTAGGGATAGGTTCTTCAAAGGTCTAGCACACTTTCCTAAGGAGAAGAAACCCCATAAGTACTACTCTCTTGTTTACCCACAAAGTGGATGGAAAATACTTGAGAGCAGGGAAATAAGGACTAAGAGTAGGAAGAATAAGAAGAAGCTGGTGTTATTGAGGTTATCAAATCTCGGCGTGTTTAAGGTCATTGTTCATAGGGACTTCCCGCTTGATAAAGTAAAGAGGGTGGTAGTTAAACTAACACGTTCAGAGAGAGTGTACATCTCCTTCATGGTTGAAGGTGTTGGATTCTCTCAACTCCCAAAGACTGGTAAGGTAGTTGCAATAGATGTTGGGGTAGAGAAACTCCTAACCACGAGTGATGGATTCTATTTCCCTAACTTGAGACCTTATGAGAAGGCACTTGAGAAGATAAGGAAACTCCACAAGGTTCTCTCGAGGAAAGAGTTCTTGTCGAAAAATTGGTTTAAAGCAAAAGTGAAGTTAGCTAGGGGTTATGAACACTTGAAGAACTTGAGACAAGACCTCTATATGAAGTTGGGTAAGTGGTTCGCACAACATTATGACGTTGTAGTAATGGAGGATATAGATGTTAAACAACTGGTGGAGGAGTCAGAAAGGAAGTTGAGGATGAGGTTACACGATGTTGCATTCCATGAGTTGAAGAGAATACTAGAATATCAGTTGGAAAAATATGGAAAGAAACTGTTGTTAATAAATCCAGCATATACTTCAAAGATGTGTGCCAAATGCGGGTACGTAAAGAAAGAGTTAACTTTGACTGACCGTGTGTTCAGCTGTCCTAAGTGCGGTTGGGTTACTGATCGTGACTATAATGCTTCCTTAAACATATTGAAGAGATCGGGGTGGGAGCCATCCTTAGTGCCTGTGGAGCTCTACCCTCTACCCGTAGCGAAAAGCTACGGGCAAGGTGGGGCTATGAAGCAGGAAGCTCCGCCCTTCAGGGCGGGGTAG
- a CDS encoding PD-(D/E)XK nuclease family protein yields MSLANEIKKVLMENPSILADVLASRPEILYQVLAKLMPWQNLATKQDLEEVKTTLRQEIEEIRKNMATKEDIRNMATKDDLKNLATRQELEEIKKVMATKDDIKDMATKKDIKRLEVWISALGARWGITAEDVFRQGIVELLSDAGWKVDREIIFDKDGFVYGYPSEVEIDVVVSDGKVILVELTASLKRGELVQISRKRELYEKLKGKKVSEVIVVTPFIDDKNEERVIAIANSLGIKIIKPSEINS; encoded by the coding sequence ATGTCATTAGCTAATGAGATTAAAAAGGTCCTTATGGAGAACCCCTCTATCTTAGCAGATGTACTGGCATCTAGGCCTGAAATTCTTTATCAAGTCTTGGCAAAGCTTATGCCTTGGCAGAATTTAGCCACAAAGCAAGATTTAGAGGAAGTAAAAACTACGTTAAGACAGGAAATAGAAGAAATTAGGAAAAACATGGCAACAAAAGAGGATATAAGAAATATGGCAACAAAGGACGATTTAAAGAACCTAGCTACTAGACAAGAGTTGGAGGAAATAAAGAAAGTAATGGCAACAAAGGACGATATTAAGGACATGGCCACTAAGAAGGATATTAAGAGGTTAGAGGTATGGATTAGTGCCTTAGGTGCTAGATGGGGTATTACTGCTGAAGATGTTTTTAGGCAAGGTATTGTAGAATTATTGTCTGATGCCGGTTGGAAAGTCGATAGAGAGATTATTTTCGATAAAGATGGTTTTGTTTACGGTTATCCCTCTGAGGTCGAGATTGATGTTGTTGTGAGTGATGGCAAGGTTATTTTAGTTGAGTTGACCGCCTCATTAAAGAGGGGCGAGTTAGTTCAGATAAGTAGGAAGAGGGAGTTGTATGAGAAGTTAAAGGGTAAAAAGGTATCTGAGGTTATTGTAGTTACTCCTTTTATAGATGACAAAAATGAGGAAAGGGTTATAGCCATAGCTAACTCCTTAGGTATTAAGATAATTAAGCCCAGTGAGATAAATAGTTAA